The sequence CGGAAGGTCAGCCGAGTTCACCTGAATCCGGTCGGCATGCAGGGACCAATGATGCAAGGCCTGGTCCTTGCAGAATTTTGCTTTCGCCCGCTCTCTGGCTTCGTTCTCATCGCAGGCGTCGACCTCGAGGGTGCCCTGGCAAACCTCGATCTGCCGGCCGTGACCGAGCACGTCCTTCATGAACCTGACGACATAAGTGGACATGAGACCTCCTGCTGCCCCGGCGGCACTCTAATCCCATTTAGCCCGCAGGGGGGAAGGAGATTTTACGCGGATCAAGGTCGGCGATGGTTCCCTTGCCCATTTTTGCCATTCCGGGGCGGCTCAAAGAGCCGAACTCAGGTGCACAATTGCGCACCTGAGAATCTCGGGATTCCGGTTCGATGCTACCCATCGGCCCGGAATGACAAAGAAAGCTACCCTGGCGCCACCCCGAACGCCTGCTTGAACCGCTCGGCATAGCGCGGCCAGACTTCGGGATTGATGATGCGCGGCGGGCGCTTGCCGTCGAGCGTCTCCAGCACCTGCTCGGCGGCGATACGGCCCATGTTCTGGCGCGCCTCGATGGTGACGCCGGCCGTGTGCGGGCTTGCCAGCACGTTGTCGAACTGGAGCAGCGGATGCTCCGGCGGCGGCGGCTCCTTGGACCAGACGTCGAGGCCGGCGCCCGCGATGCGTTTGTCGCGCAGCGCCTGGAGCAGCGCATCCTCGTCGTGGATGAAACCGCGCGCGGTGGTGATGAAGTAGGCGTGCGGCTGCATTAGCCCAAACTCGCGCACGCTGATCATGTTGCGGCTGCCCTTGTTGAGGGGACAGGAGATCGAGACGAAATCGGCGCGGCGCAACAGCTCGTCGAGCTCGACCTTCTCGCCGCCCCGCTCGGCCATCACGTCGGCCGACAAATACGGGTCATAGGCCAGCACCTTCATGCCGAGCAGGCCCTTGCACAGTGCGGCAATCCTCTTGCCGACATTGCCGAGGCCGATGATGCCGACAGTTTTGTGCTCGACCTCGTTGCCGACGAGTTCGTTCCGGTTGACATCGCGCTCGCGGCGCAAGCGGCGGTCGGACTGGATGATGCGCTTGGACAGCGTCAGCATCATCGCCAGCGCATGTTCCGCGACGGAATGGGCGTTGCCGCCGGACTGGTTGACGACCACCACGCCCGCATCGGTGCAGGCCTCGACGTCGACAGGATCGAAGCCGGCGCCGTTGCTGGAGACCAGCAGCAGGTTCGGCGTGCGCTTCAGGAAGGCGGCATCGACATGGAAATGCGGGGCGAGCTCATCGCGGGCGGCGCCGATCTGGTAGACATGGGCCGCGCTCAGGATCGGCGCGTAAAAATCTTCGGGGCTCTCGTTCTCGATGCGATCGAGCCGGACGTCGGGGCGCGCCTTCAGGATGTCGATATAGATCGGGTTGGCGAGGTATTTGACATAGAAGATGCGCTTGCTGTTGACGGACATCAGGACCCTTCCGGCTCTCTCAGGAAGACCCGCAAGGCCAGCGCGAGCTGCGCCCCGTCCATACGTCCCTCCCGTCTCCTCGTTATCGCCGCTTATGACATGGCGGTGCCGGCGACGGCAGGCCGTCTGGCGCAGATCACGGTGCCGGCCCGGACATGTTGACAATCCCGCCCGCTCCGTCAAGTTCGGTAGACGGCCACGACAATGGCACGACCAAAAAACATGTGCGGCTCGAGGGAGAACGCAATGGCGACTGCGGAACAGCAGATCCAGGCGGCACAGGGGTCCAGCGAAAAAAGCTGGCACGGCATCGTCCTGCAGACGCTGAAGCGGAACGAGATCAGTCTCATCCCCTACGTGCCCGATCGCGTGCTGACGCCGCTGATCAAGAACCTGCACGCCGATCCCTACTTCACCACCTTTGCCACCGCCCGCGAGGAGGAAGCCGTCGGCATCGTCTCGGGTGCCTGGATGGGCGGGCGGCGCGGCGCGGTGCTGATGCAGACCTCGGGCTTTGCCACGCTCGCCAATGTGCTGGCCTCGCTGGCGGTGCCCTACCAGATCCCACTGATCATGTTCGTGTCCGAACGCGGCACGCTCGGCGAGTTCAATTACGGCCAGTCGCTGGTCTGCCGCACCATGCGCCCCGTGCTGGACTCGCTCGCGCTCGAGCACCACACCATCACCCGGCTCGACGAGTTCGAATTCATCGCCGATCGCTCGATCAAGCAGGCCGTGACCACGCAGGCGCCGGTGGCGCTGATCCTCAACCCGCTGCTCACGGGCGGCAAGGTTTTCGACAAGTGAGTCCGGCCATGACTACACGCAACACCAAAGTGATG comes from Bradyrhizobium diazoefficiens and encodes:
- a CDS encoding thiamine pyrophosphate-binding protein; its protein translation is MATAEQQIQAAQGSSEKSWHGIVLQTLKRNEISLIPYVPDRVLTPLIKNLHADPYFTTFATAREEEAVGIVSGAWMGGRRGAVLMQTSGFATLANVLASLAVPYQIPLIMFVSERGTLGEFNYGQSLVCRTMRPVLDSLALEHHTITRLDEFEFIADRSIKQAVTTQAPVALILNPLLTGGKVFDK
- a CDS encoding hydroxyacid dehydrogenase, translating into MSVNSKRIFYVKYLANPIYIDILKARPDVRLDRIENESPEDFYAPILSAAHVYQIGAARDELAPHFHVDAAFLKRTPNLLLVSSNGAGFDPVDVEACTDAGVVVVNQSGGNAHSVAEHALAMMLTLSKRIIQSDRRLRRERDVNRNELVGNEVEHKTVGIIGLGNVGKRIAALCKGLLGMKVLAYDPYLSADVMAERGGEKVELDELLRRADFVSISCPLNKGSRNMISVREFGLMQPHAYFITTARGFIHDEDALLQALRDKRIAGAGLDVWSKEPPPPEHPLLQFDNVLASPHTAGVTIEARQNMGRIAAEQVLETLDGKRPPRIINPEVWPRYAERFKQAFGVAPG